Proteins found in one Planctomycetes bacterium MalM25 genomic segment:
- the tlyC_1 gene encoding Hemolysin C, protein MSLLVGPWAFGGLLAVSLSSGDATGGGSWTMLTVYFCLAIFVSFACSIFEAVLLSVSQPYIATLKKSQPQAGERWDKLKTQIDGPLTSILTLNTIAHTVGSIGVGKEVAGLASGSAYGGLINGLAAALMTFAVLVLSEIIPKTLGAKHWRQLAPTVGLMLEKLSWLMTPVVWFIRLFGGSGHGGAEFSREELKVMADIGRKEGKLEQGESRILKNLLRMQDNQVGHVMTPRVVVFSLPAETSVGEFMEQHDASPFSRVPLFEGKPDDVTTFVLRDEVLLAAAKDQSEVKLSELARPLHSVPETLRLTEAFDQMVTNQHHMAVVIDEYGGLAGLVTLEDIVETLLGLEIVDEADTKRDMQEFARSQWEKRAKRMGLSIDDGSRPGVGEPAAENPTEGQ, encoded by the coding sequence ATGAGTCTTCTTGTCGGTCCTTGGGCGTTCGGCGGCCTCCTCGCGGTCTCCCTCTCTTCGGGCGACGCCACGGGGGGCGGCAGCTGGACCATGCTGACGGTCTACTTCTGCCTGGCGATCTTTGTCTCGTTCGCGTGCTCGATCTTCGAGGCGGTGCTGCTCAGCGTGAGCCAGCCCTACATCGCAACCCTCAAGAAGTCACAGCCGCAAGCGGGCGAGCGCTGGGACAAGCTGAAGACGCAGATCGACGGGCCGCTCACGTCGATTCTCACCCTCAACACCATCGCGCACACGGTCGGTTCGATCGGCGTCGGCAAGGAGGTGGCCGGGCTCGCCAGCGGCTCCGCGTACGGCGGACTGATCAACGGGCTGGCGGCCGCGTTGATGACCTTCGCCGTGCTCGTGCTGTCGGAGATCATCCCCAAGACACTCGGCGCCAAGCACTGGCGCCAGCTCGCTCCGACAGTCGGTTTGATGTTGGAAAAGCTCTCCTGGCTCATGACGCCGGTCGTCTGGTTCATCCGCCTGTTCGGCGGCTCGGGTCACGGCGGAGCCGAGTTCAGCCGTGAGGAGCTCAAGGTGATGGCGGACATCGGCCGCAAAGAGGGGAAGCTCGAGCAGGGCGAATCCCGCATCCTAAAGAACCTGCTCCGCATGCAGGACAACCAGGTCGGCCACGTGATGACGCCCCGGGTCGTGGTCTTCTCCCTCCCCGCCGAGACCAGTGTCGGGGAGTTCATGGAGCAGCACGACGCCTCCCCGTTCTCTCGGGTTCCGCTCTTTGAAGGCAAGCCGGATGACGTGACGACCTTCGTGCTCCGCGACGAGGTGCTGCTCGCCGCCGCCAAGGACCAGAGCGAGGTGAAGCTGTCGGAACTGGCCCGCCCCCTGCACTCCGTGCCCGAGACGCTCCGCCTCACCGAAGCGTTCGACCAGATGGTCACGAACCAACACCACATGGCGGTCGTGATCGATGAGTACGGCGGCTTGGCGGGCCTCGTTACCCTCGAGGACATCGTCGAGACGCTGCTCGGCCTCGAGATCGTGGACGAGGCCGACACCAAGCGAGACATGCAAGAGTTCGCGCGGTCGCAATGGGAGAAGCGAGCCAAGCGGATGGGTCTCTCGATCGATGACGGCTCACGGCCCGGAGTCGGTGAGCCCGCAGCCGAGAACCCCACCGAAGGCCAATAG
- the epsG gene encoding Type II secretion system protein G precursor: MTCVATKGPQPYALRAPAMLTRLIRRRQAFSLMELLAVVTILGILAAIIVPRVTAGSETAKERSCVYNVGHIHSAVERYRDATGVWPSADLNELDGNLDYFPEGIPVCPVSGNAYRIDPTGERYRVIGHTDGAHTP, encoded by the coding sequence ATGACTTGCGTAGCCACAAAAGGTCCCCAACCGTATGCCCTGCGGGCGCCCGCCATGCTCACCCGATTGATCCGCCGTCGTCAGGCTTTCTCGCTGATGGAACTGCTCGCCGTGGTGACGATCCTCGGCATCCTTGCCGCGATCATTGTGCCGCGGGTGACGGCCGGCTCGGAGACCGCCAAAGAGCGGTCGTGCGTGTACAACGTCGGCCACATCCACTCGGCGGTGGAGCGCTACCGAGACGCGACCGGCGTGTGGCCGAGCGCCGACCTCAATGAGCTAGACGGCAACCTCGACTACTTCCCCGAGGGCATCCCCGTGTGCCCGGTCTCGGGCAACGCTTACCGCATCGACCCGACGGGCGAGCGGTACCGCGTGATCGGCCACACCGACGGCGCCCACACGCCGTGA
- the eco gene encoding Ecotin precursor — protein MKILLPTLILMALLVAARPAIAEGDDHPAAKNLKAFSAAADGRVRYVVLLSEKTRDEEADLRVELLIGKTMMSDGVNTLRMGGEIVEQNVEGWGFTRYEVPKFGPAASTLMAVPPGTPQVEKFVAIPSKLVRYNSRIPLVVYVPEGGEVRYRVWTASETTAVAEPG, from the coding sequence ATGAAAATTCTTCTCCCGACACTGATCCTGATGGCTCTGCTCGTCGCTGCGCGCCCAGCCATCGCCGAAGGAGACGACCACCCGGCGGCGAAGAACCTGAAGGCCTTCTCTGCGGCCGCCGACGGGAGGGTGCGCTACGTGGTCCTGCTCTCAGAGAAGACGCGCGACGAAGAGGCCGACCTGCGAGTCGAGCTGCTTATCGGAAAGACGATGATGAGCGACGGCGTTAACACGCTGCGGATGGGGGGCGAGATCGTCGAGCAGAACGTTGAAGGCTGGGGGTTCACCCGCTACGAGGTCCCCAAGTTCGGGCCGGCCGCTTCGACGCTGATGGCTGTCCCGCCCGGCACACCGCAGGTGGAGAAGTTCGTCGCGATCCCCTCGAAGCTGGTTCGGTACAACAGCCGTATCCCGCTGGTGGTCTACGTCCCTGAAGGGGGCGAGGTCCGCTACCGCGTGTGGACGGCGTCGGAGACGACCGCCGTGGCGGAGCCGGGCTGA
- a CDS encoding hypothetical protein (Transcription termination factor Rho), whose amino-acid sequence MADSTNDSEDRSDKGGTSSSGRAPLRGIRNRTGGPSGTGGPHMRRPSRSAPPSEHIDQELLRKLDREEPLSVAEELDKAAERVRRSGGAIAKATEPDQNVHIADLQQRSTQELMEIAEEEGIEETAGLKKQDLIFRILKQRVKLEGMMVGQGTLEILPDGFGFLRSPDYHYLSCPDDIYVSPSQIRRFNLRNGNTVTGTIRPPKENERYFALLRVESINGEDPNQLTKKIPYDDLTAIHPDCRITMETTAEETAMRVVDLIVPIGFGQRGLIVSPPRAGKTVLMQKMAKSVLKNYPDAYVMMLLIDERPEEVTDMEREVKGPNCEVISSTFDEPASRHVQVSEMVIEKAKRMVEFGRDVVIFLDSVTRLARAWNSECPPSGKVLSGGLDANAMQRPKRFFGSARKVEEGGSLTIIATALIDTGSRMDEVIFEEFKGTGNQEIFLDRRLVDKRIWPSIDIDRSGTRREEMLMDPEEHRRVNVLRRVLSEMNPPEAMDLLTTRLGKTKTNAEFLMSLKD is encoded by the coding sequence ATGGCAGATAGCACGAACGATTCGGAAGACCGCTCCGACAAAGGCGGAACCTCCTCCTCGGGCCGCGCCCCGCTGCGCGGCATCCGCAATCGGACCGGCGGCCCCTCGGGGACCGGCGGGCCGCACATGCGTCGCCCGAGCCGCTCGGCCCCGCCGAGCGAGCACATCGACCAGGAGTTGCTCCGCAAGCTCGACCGCGAAGAGCCGCTGTCGGTCGCCGAGGAACTCGACAAGGCCGCCGAACGCGTCCGCCGCAGCGGTGGCGCCATCGCCAAGGCGACCGAGCCAGACCAGAACGTCCACATCGCCGACCTCCAGCAACGCTCGACTCAAGAGCTGATGGAGATCGCCGAGGAAGAGGGCATCGAGGAGACCGCCGGCCTCAAGAAGCAGGACCTGATCTTCCGCATCCTCAAGCAGCGGGTGAAGCTCGAGGGGATGATGGTCGGGCAGGGGACGCTCGAGATCCTGCCGGACGGCTTCGGCTTCCTCCGCAGCCCCGACTACCACTACCTCTCCTGCCCGGACGACATCTACGTGTCGCCCAGCCAAATCCGGCGGTTCAATCTCCGCAACGGCAACACGGTGACCGGCACCATCCGCCCGCCGAAGGAGAACGAACGCTACTTCGCCCTGCTGAGGGTCGAGTCGATCAACGGCGAGGACCCGAACCAGCTCACTAAGAAGATCCCGTACGACGACCTGACGGCGATCCATCCCGACTGCCGCATCACGATGGAGACCACCGCTGAAGAGACCGCGATGCGGGTCGTCGATCTGATCGTACCGATCGGCTTCGGCCAGCGCGGCCTGATCGTCAGCCCGCCGCGCGCCGGCAAAACGGTGCTGATGCAGAAGATGGCGAAGAGCGTCCTGAAGAACTACCCGGACGCCTACGTGATGATGCTCCTGATCGATGAGCGGCCCGAAGAGGTCACCGACATGGAGCGTGAGGTGAAGGGCCCCAACTGCGAGGTCATCAGCAGCACGTTCGACGAGCCCGCCAGCCGCCACGTGCAGGTCTCCGAAATGGTGATCGAAAAGGCGAAGCGGATGGTCGAGTTCGGCCGCGACGTCGTGATCTTCCTCGACTCGGTCACCCGCCTGGCCCGCGCCTGGAACTCGGAGTGCCCGCCCAGCGGCAAGGTCCTCTCCGGCGGCCTCGACGCGAACGCGATGCAGCGCCCCAAGCGGTTCTTCGGCTCCGCCCGCAAGGTCGAAGAGGGGGGCTCGCTGACGATCATCGCCACGGCGCTGATCGACACGGGCAGCCGAATGGACGAGGTCATCTTCGAGGAGTTCAAGGGGACCGGCAATCAAGAGATCTTCCTCGACCGCCGCCTGGTCGATAAGCGGATCTGGCCGTCGATCGACATCGACCGCAGCGGCACCCGCCGCGAGGAGATGCTCATGGACCCCGAAGAGCACCGCCGCGTGAACGTCCTGCGGCGTGTCCTCTCGGAGATGAACCCGCCCGAGGCGATGGACCTGCTCACGACGCGGCTGGGCAAGACGAAAACCAACGCCGAGTTCTTGATGTCGCTCAAAGACTGA
- the coaE gene encoding Dephospho-CoA kinase — MTIFGLTGGIASGKSFVAALLAERGAVVLDADRHAHAVLDEPAVRAALVERWGAEIVAEDGSLNRAAIAGRVFGDSDEALAERRFLEGLVHPRVRERLRDELEAARQRGVPAAVLDIPLLIEAGWAEECDTVLFVDTPAGVRQARAAERGWSPEELVRREAAQTPIEEKRKTATAVIPGVDETAAQAAVEKAWGRWVGALED, encoded by the coding sequence ATGACTATCTTTGGCCTCACCGGCGGGATCGCCAGCGGGAAGTCGTTTGTCGCCGCGCTGTTGGCGGAGCGGGGCGCCGTGGTGCTCGACGCGGACCGGCACGCGCACGCGGTGCTGGATGAGCCCGCGGTCCGGGCCGCCCTGGTCGAGCGCTGGGGCGCCGAGATCGTGGCGGAGGACGGCTCGCTTAACCGAGCGGCGATCGCCGGGCGGGTCTTCGGTGACTCCGACGAGGCCCTCGCCGAGCGGCGGTTCTTAGAGGGGCTGGTCCACCCGCGGGTGCGTGAACGGCTGCGTGATGAGCTCGAGGCGGCGCGGCAGCGGGGCGTGCCGGCGGCGGTCTTAGACATCCCGCTGCTGATCGAAGCGGGCTGGGCCGAAGAGTGCGACACCGTGCTCTTCGTCGATACGCCAGCGGGAGTCCGCCAAGCCCGGGCGGCGGAGCGGGGCTGGTCCCCCGAGGAGCTGGTCCGCCGCGAAGCAGCCCAGACACCGATCGAGGAGAAGCGGAAGACGGCCACTGCGGTCATCCCCGGCGTGGACGAAACGGCGGCTCAGGCCGCTGTGGAGAAGGCTTGGGGTCGCTGGGTGGGCGCCTTGGAAGACTAG
- a CDS encoding hypothetical protein (N utilization substance protein B homolog), whose translation MSSLRRRAREVALQILFEDDVNPRATAGELESFLHGRLNNPEGQDFALRLILGVRQNQAAIDERVEQIAENWSVKRMAGAERNILRLAAYEVMFGETPFAVAVNEAIELAKRYGSAQSGGFVNGILDKLRPKAPGGNAEEASGTP comes from the coding sequence ATGTCCTCCCTCCGCCGTCGCGCCCGCGAAGTCGCCCTGCAGATCCTCTTCGAGGACGACGTGAACCCGCGCGCCACCGCGGGTGAACTGGAGTCGTTCTTGCACGGCCGCCTGAACAACCCGGAGGGGCAGGACTTCGCCCTGCGGTTGATCCTGGGCGTCCGCCAGAACCAGGCGGCGATCGACGAGCGCGTCGAGCAGATCGCCGAGAACTGGAGCGTCAAGCGGATGGCGGGGGCTGAGCGGAACATCCTCCGCCTTGCGGCTTACGAGGTAATGTTTGGCGAGACCCCCTTCGCGGTCGCCGTGAACGAAGCGATCGAGCTCGCCAAGCGCTACGGCAGCGCCCAGTCGGGCGGCTTCGTGAACGGGATCCTGGACAAGCTAAGACCCAAGGCTCCCGGTGGGAACGCCGAAGAAGCCTCCGGCACGCCTTGA
- a CDS encoding TatD related DNase, producing the protein MDYIDPHIHMVSRTTDDYGTLARMGCVAMTEPAFWAGWDRGGVEGFRDYFRQLTQFEPARARAHGIAHYTWLCINAKEAEDVALSREVLAMIPEFLDPACPGSSGVLGIGEIGLNKNTPNEATVFAEHVNLAAQYEEMVLIHTPHLKDKLQGTRMILDMLKADGRLPEERVLVDHVEEHTVRHVLDAGYWAGMTLYPTSKCTPERAADIVERYGPERLCVNSASDWGPSKPTAVPDFIFEMRARGHSEATIRRVVLENPLEYFSGCKRFTPPARLGEG; encoded by the coding sequence GTGGACTACATCGACCCGCACATCCACATGGTGTCGCGGACGACCGACGACTACGGCACGCTGGCGCGCATGGGCTGTGTCGCCATGACCGAGCCCGCCTTCTGGGCCGGCTGGGACCGGGGGGGCGTGGAGGGTTTCCGCGATTACTTCCGTCAGCTCACCCAGTTCGAGCCCGCTCGCGCCCGCGCGCACGGGATCGCCCATTACACGTGGCTCTGCATCAACGCGAAGGAGGCGGAGGACGTCGCCCTCTCGCGCGAGGTGCTGGCGATGATCCCCGAGTTCCTCGACCCCGCCTGCCCGGGGAGCAGCGGCGTCCTGGGCATCGGCGAGATCGGGCTCAACAAGAACACCCCCAACGAGGCGACCGTCTTCGCCGAGCACGTCAACCTCGCCGCGCAATACGAGGAAATGGTCCTCATCCACACACCGCACCTCAAAGACAAGCTGCAGGGGACGCGGATGATCCTCGACATGCTCAAGGCTGACGGCCGCCTGCCCGAAGAGCGGGTGCTGGTCGATCACGTCGAGGAGCACACCGTCCGCCACGTGCTGGACGCCGGCTACTGGGCCGGCATGACGCTCTACCCCACCAGCAAGTGCACGCCCGAGCGCGCGGCCGACATCGTCGAACGCTACGGCCCCGAGCGGCTGTGCGTGAATTCGGCGAGCGACTGGGGCCCGTCGAAGCCGACCGCTGTTCCCGACTTCATCTTCGAGATGCGCGCCCGTGGCCACAGCGAAGCGACCATCCGCCGCGTGGTACTTGAGAACCCGCTGGAGTACTTCTCGGGCTGCAAACGCTTCACCCCGCCGGCACGGCTGGGTGAGGGCTGA
- the cdd gene encoding Cytidine deaminase, whose product MAELTEEVRRSLIEVSLAARTNAYAPFSKFHVGAAVLDDRVQITAGVNVENSSYGLTICAERTAATAAVTAGARKILAVAVATPGAAAPCGACRQFMYELGPEATVLLVDSDSGEVQRTVALNELLPAGFRLTE is encoded by the coding sequence ATGGCTGAATTAACCGAGGAAGTGCGTCGCTCGTTGATCGAAGTGAGCCTAGCCGCGCGGACGAACGCCTACGCGCCGTTCTCAAAATTCCACGTCGGCGCCGCGGTGCTCGACGACCGCGTCCAGATCACAGCCGGCGTGAACGTCGAGAACAGCTCGTACGGCCTGACGATCTGCGCCGAGCGGACCGCGGCGACCGCCGCCGTGACCGCCGGGGCGAGAAAGATCCTCGCCGTCGCCGTTGCCACCCCCGGCGCCGCGGCGCCCTGCGGGGCGTGCCGTCAATTCATGTACGAGCTGGGCCCCGAGGCGACGGTGCTGCTAGTCGATAGCGACAGCGGCGAGGTGCAGCGGACGGTCGCCCTGAACGAGTTGCTCCCCGCCGGCTTCCGGCTGACCGAGTAA
- the polA gene encoding DNA polymerase I has product MLPAGSTVYVVDAHSLIFQVFHAIPEMTSPRGEPVNAVFGFTKDLLKLIEEKRPDALICAFDPPGDTFRHDLYPVYKGERGEMPGELRSQFPMIQSVVEALGVPIVSVPRFEADDVLATVSRLCDEAEVRCRLVTGDKDCRQLITEHVAVYNIRKDHVYDAVALESDWGIRPDQVVDFQALVGDKVDNVPGVPLIGPKIARELLTQFGDLKGVLDNAELVKGAKRKQNLMEGREMALLSQQLVRLDQHMAIEIDWQAARIGEHDHDRLAELFAGFGFRSLGERAAALGGGGGVEQAQWEADYRVVDTPETLDELVETLRGCETIAVDTETTSINQREAQLVGIAVGWAEGEAAYVPVRGPDGDRVLPVDLVLEKLRPILENPSVAKVGQNLKYDAVVFRGAGVTLRGVAFDTMIASYLLDAGERTHNLDVLSERYLGHTTTKISELIGKGKNQKRIDSVPVADVGAYAGEDADVPFRLWPLLHDRLDQQSLLTLADDLETPLIEVLAEMEWNGVRVDKQRLAELSTQFGDRLQELAEEIELLVGHPFNLASPKQLAAVLFQELGLPVVKKTKTGPSTDASVLEQLAEQHPLPKLIVEHRQYAKLRGTYVDALPELVNAETGRVHCSFNQVVAATGRLSCSDPNLQNIPIRTEEGRQIRSAFTSAESGWKLLSADYSQIELRVLAHFSEDETLCQAFAEGQDIHTLVASQVNGVSLDEVTSDLRRGAKAVNFGIIYGQSAFGLAKSLGIPQDEAARFISDYFARYPGVADFMLDTLQTCHQQGYVETLLGRRRAISGVRAPGPPKGSLFDDRPQPIQMNLPERTAVNTVIQGTAADLIKLAMLAVHRRMREEGLRAKLILQIHDELVFDTPEEELDQLTTLVTEEMQNVAELRAPLAVDVGVGDNWAEC; this is encoded by the coding sequence ATGCTGCCCGCCGGCTCGACGGTCTACGTCGTTGACGCTCACTCGCTCATCTTCCAGGTCTTCCACGCGATCCCGGAGATGACCAGCCCGCGCGGCGAGCCGGTGAACGCCGTCTTCGGCTTCACCAAGGACCTGCTCAAGCTCATCGAGGAGAAACGGCCCGACGCCCTCATCTGCGCGTTCGACCCCCCGGGCGACACCTTCCGGCACGACCTCTACCCGGTCTACAAGGGCGAGCGGGGCGAGATGCCCGGCGAGCTCCGCTCGCAGTTCCCCATGATCCAGAGCGTCGTCGAGGCGCTCGGCGTGCCCATCGTCTCGGTCCCGCGGTTCGAGGCGGACGACGTCCTCGCGACCGTCTCACGCCTATGCGACGAGGCCGAGGTCCGCTGCCGGCTGGTGACCGGCGACAAGGACTGCCGCCAGCTCATCACGGAGCACGTGGCGGTCTACAACATCCGCAAGGACCACGTGTACGACGCGGTCGCCCTGGAGTCCGACTGGGGCATCCGCCCCGACCAGGTGGTCGATTTCCAAGCCCTCGTGGGGGACAAGGTCGACAACGTGCCTGGCGTGCCGCTCATCGGCCCGAAGATCGCCCGCGAGCTGCTGACGCAATTCGGCGATCTGAAGGGCGTGCTCGACAACGCCGAGCTGGTGAAGGGCGCCAAGCGGAAGCAGAACCTCATGGAGGGGCGCGAGATGGCCCTCCTGTCGCAGCAGCTGGTGCGGCTCGACCAACACATGGCGATCGAGATCGATTGGCAGGCGGCGAGGATCGGAGAGCACGACCACGATCGCCTCGCCGAGCTGTTCGCCGGCTTCGGATTCCGCAGCCTGGGCGAGCGGGCCGCCGCCCTGGGCGGCGGGGGCGGCGTCGAGCAGGCCCAGTGGGAGGCCGACTACCGCGTTGTCGACACGCCCGAGACGCTCGACGAACTGGTCGAGACCCTCCGGGGCTGCGAGACGATCGCCGTCGACACGGAGACGACCTCCATCAACCAGCGCGAAGCGCAGCTGGTCGGCATCGCCGTTGGCTGGGCCGAGGGCGAGGCGGCCTACGTGCCGGTCCGTGGGCCCGACGGCGACCGCGTGTTGCCGGTCGATCTGGTGCTCGAGAAGCTGCGGCCAATCCTCGAGAACCCGTCGGTCGCCAAGGTTGGGCAGAACCTCAAGTACGACGCGGTCGTCTTCCGCGGCGCCGGCGTGACGCTCCGTGGCGTGGCGTTCGACACGATGATCGCCAGTTACCTGCTCGACGCGGGCGAGCGGACCCACAACCTCGATGTGCTTTCGGAACGCTACCTCGGCCACACGACCACGAAGATCAGCGAGCTGATCGGTAAGGGGAAGAACCAGAAGCGGATCGACAGTGTGCCGGTCGCCGACGTGGGGGCTTACGCCGGCGAGGACGCCGATGTGCCGTTCCGCCTGTGGCCGCTGCTGCACGACCGGCTCGACCAGCAGAGCTTGTTGACTTTGGCCGACGACCTCGAAACGCCCCTCATCGAGGTTCTCGCCGAGATGGAGTGGAACGGCGTGCGGGTCGACAAGCAGCGGCTTGCGGAGCTGAGCACGCAGTTCGGTGACCGATTGCAAGAGCTGGCCGAAGAGATCGAATTGTTAGTTGGGCACCCCTTTAATCTTGCGTCCCCAAAGCAATTAGCGGCGGTTCTCTTCCAAGAATTAGGCCTCCCGGTGGTCAAAAAGACCAAGACCGGGCCCTCGACCGACGCCAGCGTGCTGGAGCAACTCGCCGAGCAGCACCCGTTGCCGAAGCTGATTGTTGAGCACCGTCAGTACGCGAAGCTCCGCGGCACGTACGTCGACGCCCTCCCCGAGCTGGTTAACGCCGAGACGGGGCGGGTCCATTGCTCGTTCAACCAGGTCGTCGCCGCTACCGGCCGCCTCAGTTGCAGCGACCCCAACCTGCAGAACATCCCGATCCGCACCGAGGAGGGACGCCAGATCCGCTCGGCATTCACCTCAGCGGAGTCAGGGTGGAAGCTGCTTTCAGCGGACTATTCGCAGATCGAGCTGCGGGTTCTGGCCCACTTCTCCGAGGACGAGACCCTCTGCCAAGCCTTCGCCGAGGGGCAGGACATCCACACGCTGGTCGCCAGCCAAGTGAACGGGGTGTCGCTCGACGAGGTCACCAGCGACCTCCGCCGCGGGGCGAAAGCGGTCAACTTCGGCATCATCTACGGGCAGTCGGCCTTCGGCCTCGCCAAGTCGCTCGGCATCCCCCAGGACGAGGCGGCCCGCTTCATCAGCGACTACTTCGCCCGCTACCCGGGCGTGGCCGACTTCATGCTCGACACGCTCCAGACCTGCCACCAGCAGGGCTACGTGGAGACCCTGCTCGGCCGCCGGCGGGCGATCAGCGGCGTCCGCGCGCCGGGGCCGCCGAAGGGCTCGCTCTTCGACGACCGCCCCCAGCCGATCCAGATGAACCTGCCCGAGCGGACCGCGGTCAACACGGTGATCCAGGGCACGGCGGCCGACCTGATCAAGCTCGCCATGCTCGCCGTCCACCGCCGGATGCGCGAGGAGGGCCTGCGGGCGAAGCTGATCCTGCAGATCCACGACGAGCTGGTTTTCGACACGCCCGAGGAGGAGCTCGATCAGCTCACCACGCTGGTGACCGAAGAGATGCAGAACGTCGCCGAGCTGCGGGCGCCGCTCGCCGTCGATGTCGGCGTGGGGGATAATTGGGCCGAGTGTTAG
- the ribH gene encoding 6,7-dimethyl-8-ribityllumazine synthase, giving the protein MPVYELTAAPADSARYAIVVANWNREDITQPLADGAVAKLVEAGVPDDQIDLVWVPGAWEIPVVTQRLADTCRYGAILTLGAVIKGETAHNHWINHGVTDALMRIATEHSLPVLFGVLMCDTREHAVARAGGEKGNKGAECAEAALQMVATLKALPTS; this is encoded by the coding sequence ATGCCGGTTTATGAACTCACAGCGGCACCCGCCGACAGCGCCCGCTACGCGATCGTGGTCGCCAACTGGAACCGCGAGGACATCACCCAGCCGCTGGCCGACGGGGCGGTCGCGAAGCTCGTCGAGGCGGGGGTGCCGGACGACCAGATCGATCTGGTCTGGGTCCCCGGCGCGTGGGAGATCCCGGTCGTTACCCAGCGGCTGGCGGACACCTGCCGGTACGGGGCGATTCTCACCCTCGGCGCTGTCATTAAGGGCGAGACGGCCCACAACCACTGGATCAACCACGGCGTCACCGACGCTCTCATGCGGATCGCCACGGAGCACTCGCTGCCGGTCCTCTTCGGCGTGCTGATGTGTGATACCCGCGAACACGCCGTCGCCCGTGCGGGCGGCGAGAAGGGCAACAAGGGCGCCGAATGCGCCGAGGCCGCCTTGCAGATGGTCGCCACGCTCAAGGCGTTGCCGACCTCCTAG
- the ftsY gene encoding Signal recognition particle receptor FtsY yields the protein MGFFSRIKQGLKKTGSVLKTDIRDLFKSEGRLIDEDFLEEIRGILFRTDMGYDSTEALVEEIGKKLRGRVVQLEEVVDVLKAKLKELMHQPAAPIEFAASGPTVVMVCGVNGAGKTTSIAKLASQFKSEGKKVLLGAGDTFRAAAVEQLTIWAERLGAGIVTAPQGTHPATVGYQTVERAVEEGFDVAIVDTAGRLQTQSDLMAELTKIRGAISKPLADAPHEVLLVLDATTGQNGVSQASKFAEVAGCTGIVLAKLDGTAKGGVVVSIRQQMGLPVKYVGLGEGHEDLAPFNPDEFVDALFADVLTATA from the coding sequence GTGGGTTTTTTTAGCCGCATCAAGCAGGGTCTCAAGAAGACCGGCTCGGTCCTCAAGACCGACATCCGCGACCTCTTCAAGAGCGAGGGGCGGCTGATCGATGAGGATTTCCTCGAGGAGATCCGCGGCATCCTGTTCCGCACCGATATGGGCTACGACTCGACCGAGGCGCTCGTCGAGGAGATCGGCAAGAAGCTCCGCGGCCGCGTTGTGCAGCTTGAGGAGGTGGTCGACGTCCTCAAGGCGAAGCTCAAAGAGCTGATGCACCAGCCGGCCGCGCCGATCGAGTTCGCCGCCAGCGGGCCGACGGTCGTCATGGTGTGCGGCGTGAACGGGGCGGGGAAGACGACCTCCATCGCGAAGCTGGCCAGCCAGTTCAAGAGCGAGGGCAAGAAGGTCCTGCTCGGCGCCGGCGACACGTTCCGCGCGGCGGCGGTCGAGCAACTCACGATCTGGGCCGAGCGCCTCGGGGCCGGCATCGTCACCGCCCCGCAGGGGACGCACCCCGCCACGGTCGGCTATCAGACGGTCGAGCGGGCGGTGGAGGAGGGCTTCGATGTGGCGATCGTCGACACGGCGGGCCGCCTGCAGACGCAGTCGGACCTGATGGCCGAGCTGACGAAAATCCGCGGCGCGATCAGCAAGCCGCTGGCCGATGCGCCGCACGAGGTGCTGCTGGTGCTCGACGCCACGACCGGGCAGAACGGCGTGAGCCAGGCGAGCAAGTTCGCCGAGGTCGCTGGCTGCACGGGCATCGTGCTGGCGAAGCTCGACGGCACCGCGAAGGGGGGCGTCGTGGTCTCGATCCGCCAGCAGATGGGCCTGCCGGTCAAGTACGTCGGCCTCGGCGAGGGGCACGAGGACCTAGCGCCGTTCAACCCAGACGAGTTCGTCGATGCGCTGTTCGCCGACGTGCTGACCGCGACCGCCTGA